The genomic interval GATGGTTTTGAGATGCCAGCTCTTTTATCTGAGCTGGTAGTGGTTGAACCGGCTGCCGATGAACTCCTGCAGAAAAAAACAGTTCAGGAAAAGGAAACGGCTGAAGCAAATCGCAAGAAAAAGCCAAAGTCCGAAGTTGAATATTTAACTGATGACTCACCAGAGGTCGCTGATAGTTCAGGTGATGAACTCTCGTTGGATATAGCTTTTGTTCCTAGTAATATATCCAACCTACAGCAATCCACTTTCGATATGTATTTGGTTAACGATAGCACCTATAGGGTATTCTATGTACTTTCAAATGTGATTGACGATAATCATACCCCAATTAGCTCAGGCATACTTCAGCCCGATACAAAGGTATTGGTTAAAAGGCTAACCCCCGAAGATGTAAGTAAACTGATTATAATGAACCTACAAGCAATATACCATAAGAACATCCCATATAAGCCATTTCAGCCAGAATTCTACGATATTGAGCTTGACCCTATAAAACTATACAAAAGGGGCAATTTTAAACGCAATGATTTTTTTGATATCGACGCATACATAATTTCCATTGCAAGCACTAAGCGCGAGGCTTTTATTCGTCACTTAACCGATAAGGCAATAGTGGAGGCAATAAAACAAAAAGAAAAACCAGCTCCAGTAAAAGAGGTTAAGAAACCTAATATTGAAACTGAAGAGGTTGATCTTCACATTCATGAGCTTATAGACAATTGGAAGGATTTATCACCAGGCGAAATCTTGAAAATTCAGCTTGCTCGTTTCGAAACCGCACTTGAGGGAGGCATTAAAAGCACAACTACAAAACGTATGGTTTTTATTCACGGAGTAGGCAATGGGAAGCTAAAGTACGAAATAACCAAGCTGTTAAGCAGCAAATACCCAAAGCT from Tenuifilum sp. 4138str carries:
- a CDS encoding Smr/MutS family protein, with protein sequence MNVAVGCKVRFLNDVGGGEVIRIIDKRTALVKTFDGFEMPALLSELVVVEPAADELLQKKTVQEKETAEANRKKKPKSEVEYLTDDSPEVADSSGDELSLDIAFVPSNISNLQQSTFDMYLVNDSTYRVFYVLSNVIDDNHTPISSGILQPDTKVLVKRLTPEDVSKLIIMNLQAIYHKNIPYKPFQPEFYDIELDPIKLYKRGNFKRNDFFDIDAYIISIASTKREAFIRHLTDKAIVEAIKQKEKPAPVKEVKKPNIETEEVDLHIHELIDNWKDLSPGEILKIQLARFETALEGGIKSTTTKRMVFIHGVGNGKLKYEITKLLSSKYPKLRYQDASFKEYGFGATMVFLK